A single window of Hymenobacter sp. APR13 DNA harbors:
- a CDS encoding MFS transporter translates to MPASAPPLLPAASSPFTPLRIPIFRMLWIASFVSNIGTWMQNVGAVGLMTQLTPSPVLVALLQTASALPVFLLSLPAGALADLVDRRKMLLTTQTWMATVALLLAAITLLGFNNPWLLLLLTFLLGLGGALNNPVWQTVTPELVPRAELPQAIALNSVSFNLARAFGPALGGLVIGYFSAGAAFLLNGLSFLATIYMVYSWKRAPQATSTLATERVVAAIRGGVRYARFSPPVQHILVRGVSFTFGASALLALMPAVVIRQLQLPTSFYSILLSCMGAGAVLGALLLPRLNQRLSIDWRVTLATAAFALGLLGLAYSGSKPLLMALLVLVGLAWMLVLNSFSVGVQTVVPRWVQARTISLYLLTIQGGMALGSVVWGAVASRWGLPAALAGAASWLTLSTLLGLRFSLYNAPETLDHTPARPRPQPQLAEAPAPTAGPVIITTTYYVAPADRPAFTYLMDQLADIRRREGAIGWGLYVDLAEPTRLVEYFMTESWEEHAQQHERGVSRDEAALKTQLRALHQGPDTPAVAHLLAQTYTAATPPPVMVPGSTRLVASTAGEAT, encoded by the coding sequence ATGCCTGCCTCTGCTCCGCCGCTCCTGCCCGCCGCCTCTTCTCCATTCACGCCGCTGCGCATTCCCATCTTCCGGATGCTCTGGATTGCGTCATTCGTGAGCAACATCGGCACCTGGATGCAGAACGTGGGCGCCGTGGGTTTGATGACGCAGCTTACGCCCTCGCCGGTGCTGGTGGCCCTGCTCCAGACGGCCTCGGCGCTGCCCGTGTTTCTGCTGAGTCTGCCCGCCGGGGCCCTCGCCGACTTGGTGGACCGCCGCAAGATGCTGCTCACCACCCAAACCTGGATGGCCACGGTGGCGCTGCTGCTGGCGGCCATCACGCTGCTGGGCTTCAACAATCCATGGCTGCTGCTGCTGCTTACATTTCTGCTGGGACTGGGTGGTGCACTGAATAATCCCGTCTGGCAAACCGTGACGCCCGAGTTGGTGCCGCGCGCCGAACTGCCCCAGGCCATTGCCCTCAACAGCGTCAGCTTCAACCTGGCCCGGGCCTTCGGGCCGGCGCTGGGCGGATTGGTGATTGGGTATTTCTCGGCGGGGGCGGCGTTTCTGCTGAACGGGCTGTCGTTTCTGGCCACCATCTACATGGTGTATAGCTGGAAACGGGCACCGCAGGCTACGTCCACGCTAGCTACCGAGCGGGTGGTGGCGGCCATCCGGGGCGGAGTGCGCTACGCCCGGTTTTCGCCGCCGGTGCAGCACATTCTGGTGCGGGGCGTGAGCTTCACGTTTGGGGCTAGTGCTCTGCTGGCCCTGATGCCGGCCGTGGTGATCCGGCAGCTGCAGTTGCCCACTTCGTTCTATTCCATTCTGCTCTCATGCATGGGGGCCGGGGCGGTGCTGGGGGCGCTGCTGCTGCCGCGCCTCAACCAGCGCCTTAGCATCGACTGGCGCGTGACGCTGGCCACTGCCGCGTTTGCGCTGGGGCTGCTGGGGCTGGCCTACTCGGGCAGCAAGCCGCTACTGATGGCGCTGCTGGTGCTGGTGGGCCTGGCCTGGATGCTGGTACTGAACTCCTTCAGCGTGGGGGTGCAGACGGTGGTACCGCGCTGGGTGCAGGCCCGCACCATCAGCCTGTACCTGCTTACCATTCAGGGCGGCATGGCGCTGGGCAGCGTGGTGTGGGGCGCGGTGGCCAGCCGCTGGGGGCTACCGGCGGCGCTGGCCGGCGCGGCCAGTTGGCTTACACTCAGCACGCTGCTGGGCCTGCGCTTCTCCCTCTACAACGCGCCCGAAACCCTCGACCACACGCCAGCTCGCCCCCGCCCTCAGCCGCAGCTGGCTGAAGCTCCGGCCCCCACCGCCGGCCCGGTCATCATCACTACCACCTACTACGTCGCGCCCGCCGACCGCCCCGCTTTCACCTACCTCATGGACCAGCTGGCCGATATCCGGCGCCGCGAAGGGGCCATTGGCTGGGGCCTGTACGTGGACCTGGCCGAACCCACCCGCCTGGTGGAATACTTCATGACCGAATCGTGGGAGGAGCACGCCCAGCAGCACGAGCGGGGCGTGAGCCGCGACGAGGCGGCGCTGAAAACCCAGCTCCGGGCCCTGCACCAAGGCCCCGACACCCCGGCCGTGGCGCACCTGCTGGCGCAGACGTACACGGCTGCCACGCCGCCTCCGGTGATGGTGCCCGGCAGCACCCGCCTGGTAGCCAGCACCGCCGGCGAGGCTACGTAA
- a CDS encoding KGG domain-containing protein, whose product MPNAAAPGPSTTSCRGFASMDPELQRRIAREGGKASHASGRGHRFTSEEAREAGRKGGLVRRSPIQE is encoded by the coding sequence ATGCCCAATGCAGCCGCTCCGGGTCCTTCCACTACCAGCTGTCGTGGCTTTGCCTCGATGGATCCGGAGCTGCAGCGGCGCATTGCCCGCGAAGGCGGCAAAGCTTCCCACGCCAGCGGCCGAGGCCATCGGTTTACTTCGGAAGAAGCCCGGGAAGCCGGACGCAAAGGCGGCCTGGTCCGCCGCTCACCGATTCAGGAGTAA
- a CDS encoding STAS domain-containing protein, with product MLFDAQLLATPAYAVDIDAADSVELVRRLRKGNPTQRPNLLVDCQHLRCLRTRGVSFLVSRLLLTRTAGAELLLYNVGPTLLRALQLLQLQQLFRIWPASATPSGQQTLV from the coding sequence ATGCTATTTGATGCACAGCTTCTTGCTACTCCTGCCTATGCAGTGGATATCGACGCTGCTGATTCGGTGGAGCTGGTTCGGCGCCTTCGGAAGGGCAACCCCACGCAGCGCCCCAACCTGCTGGTAGACTGCCAGCACTTGCGCTGCCTGCGCACCCGCGGCGTCAGCTTTCTGGTATCCCGGCTGCTGCTCACCCGTACGGCCGGTGCCGAGCTGCTGCTCTACAATGTAGGCCCCACTTTGCTGCGGGCGTTGCAGCTGCTACAACTGCAACAGCTTTTCCGGATCTGGCCAGCTTCCGCAACACCAAGTGGACAGCAAACTCTGGTCTAA
- a CDS encoding chemotaxis protein CheB produces the protein MNNPSPASPHLIVVGTSSGGLQALVQLVAQLPATLPAAVLVVQHLAANSSGAHIVHHLSLHTSLSCQVATDEQPIQAGHLYLAPADRHLLVFEGRLLVTKGPRENSYRPAVDALFRSAAVHYGSAVIGVVLTGMLHDGTAGLDFVKRCGGRAVVQDPQDADYPSMPETALRNVAIDYVTPLPQMGQLLQELTRVPPPAPVPIPEDIQAEAAIAARVVGTISEVQHIGAPTPFTCPDCGGSLWKLEHGSVLRFRCHTGHAFTAEALLDSSRQGLEETLWVALRMMEERKNLLSSMASRKQTPWSAQQQERLEEIKRHINRLREFMLNGVNGLSAHNASNAASES, from the coding sequence ATGAACAATCCCTCCCCCGCGTCTCCCCACCTGATTGTTGTTGGCACTTCGTCTGGCGGTCTGCAGGCCCTGGTGCAGCTGGTAGCACAGCTGCCGGCCACGCTGCCCGCCGCCGTGCTGGTTGTGCAGCACCTGGCGGCCAACTCTTCCGGCGCGCACATTGTGCATCACCTAAGCCTGCATACCTCCTTGTCCTGTCAGGTAGCAACCGACGAACAGCCGATTCAGGCGGGCCACTTGTACCTGGCCCCCGCCGACCGCCACCTCCTGGTGTTTGAAGGCCGGCTGCTGGTTACAAAAGGGCCGCGCGAAAACAGCTACCGGCCCGCCGTCGATGCCCTATTCCGGTCGGCGGCCGTGCACTATGGCAGCGCCGTTATTGGGGTGGTGCTCACGGGCATGCTGCACGATGGTACTGCCGGCCTCGACTTCGTTAAGCGCTGCGGCGGCCGCGCCGTGGTGCAGGACCCGCAGGATGCCGACTATCCGAGCATGCCCGAAACGGCCCTTCGCAACGTAGCCATCGACTACGTGACGCCCCTGCCTCAGATGGGGCAGTTGTTGCAGGAACTTACGCGCGTGCCGCCGCCTGCTCCCGTGCCTATTCCTGAAGACATCCAAGCTGAGGCGGCTATTGCGGCCCGTGTGGTAGGGACAATTTCTGAAGTACAGCACATCGGCGCGCCAACGCCATTCACCTGCCCCGACTGCGGCGGCTCGCTCTGGAAGCTAGAGCACGGCAGTGTGCTGCGCTTCCGCTGCCATACCGGCCACGCCTTCACGGCTGAGGCTCTGCTGGACAGCTCGCGCCAGGGACTGGAAGAAACGCTGTGGGTGGCCCTGCGCATGATGGAAGAGCGCAAAAACCTGCTTTCCAGCATGGCTTCACGCAAACAGACCCCGTGGAGCGCCCAGCAGCAGGAGCGCCTGGAAGAAATAAAGCGTCACATCAATCGGCTGCGTGAGTTTATGCTCAACGGCGTGAACGGGTTAAGCGCCCATAATGCGAGCAACGCAGCTAGCGAGTCTTAG
- a CDS encoding CheR family methyltransferase: MQTPSASNAGETSTSRSAVAAGSGRLDVQAGPLAVGSMGGVLSFPIVCLGGSAGSLVALEHFLRAVSPNSGLAYIIVTHQMPTQDGELTRVLQHFTALPVHEVTDGMKVRPNHVYVIPPGRDMSLLHGALHLFEFTQAPGRRLPIDYFLQSLAKDARDRAVCIILSGMGADGSIGLKMVMENFGMVMVQEPEEAEFDSMPRAAIATEFVDFVLPAADMPAHLLEYGRQPPLRRPLRATPAEAQGGMPAHALQKIFILIRNQTGHDFSFYKRNTVFRRIERRMNGHQIREFTHYVRYLQHSPEEVELLFKELLIGVTKFFRDGEAFASLKRHLQPMLRQVPSGTTVRVWAPGCSTGEEAYSLAMTLLECFEAEPGRNLSLQIFATDISTEGIEAARAGLYTSNIAADVSPERLRRFFHKLDGDSYQIRKEVRDSVVFALHNLNKDAPFTKLDLLCCRNLLIYLSAELQKNLIPIFHYALNPNGLLFLGPSENLTGFQDLFVPLDVKWKISRRAEGAASLVRLANFPFASGQQAPVALPANSLAMTPATPRRDGLFASLVQRTLLGAFAPPAVVVNAKGDILFVNGRTGRYLEPAPGLSGMNIFDMARDELRFEISDAVHRASHEQQSVVSEGLRVKTEAGYQLLRLRVTYLAAPELLSGLLLVSFEDVETPRRVRQGKPTATASATRADLVTALEKELQHTRHRLQTTIEEMESSLEELKSTNEELQSANEELQSTNEEAMTNKEEMQSLNEELMTLNMQYLSKTEELSQAANDMKNLLDATEIATIFLDNDMLIKRFTPPVGRIISLLPSDVGRPITHFASNLRYDNLAATVQQVLDRLVSAEATIQTTAGDWYAMRILPYRTLENYISGAVITFTDVTTMKQLEQQMQASRRLAESIVETVREPLLVLDKQLRILTVSQAFATTFGVEAAAVKGHELGGLGKGAWQQQALYQQLRQLLDGTTDGFDDFGLQVPFPETGQQLVLLYGRRILSEGRPTGHILLGVQPRQ, translated from the coding sequence ATGCAGACTCCCAGCGCGTCGAATGCCGGCGAAACAAGTACTTCCAGATCAGCCGTTGCTGCTGGCAGCGGCCGGCTGGATGTGCAGGCGGGGCCTCTTGCGGTGGGCTCGATGGGTGGTGTCCTCAGCTTTCCTATCGTATGCCTGGGCGGCTCGGCCGGCTCCCTCGTGGCCCTCGAGCACTTTCTGCGGGCCGTATCGCCCAATAGTGGCCTGGCCTATATTATCGTCACGCACCAGATGCCCACCCAAGATGGCGAGCTGACCCGCGTGCTGCAGCACTTTACAGCCCTGCCCGTGCACGAGGTGACCGATGGGATGAAGGTGCGCCCCAACCACGTGTACGTCATTCCGCCCGGCCGCGACATGTCGCTGCTACACGGGGCGCTGCACCTGTTCGAGTTCACCCAGGCCCCCGGCCGCCGCCTGCCCATCGACTACTTTCTGCAAAGCCTGGCCAAAGATGCCCGCGACCGGGCCGTGTGCATCATCCTGTCGGGCATGGGCGCCGATGGCAGCATTGGCCTGAAGATGGTGATGGAAAACTTTGGGATGGTGATGGTACAGGAACCCGAGGAAGCTGAGTTCGACAGCATGCCCCGCGCCGCCATTGCCACCGAATTCGTGGATTTTGTGCTGCCCGCCGCCGATATGCCAGCCCACCTGCTGGAGTATGGGCGCCAGCCGCCGCTGCGCCGGCCCTTGCGCGCCACTCCGGCGGAGGCACAGGGGGGCATGCCCGCCCACGCGCTGCAGAAAATATTTATCCTGATTCGCAACCAGACCGGCCACGACTTCTCGTTCTACAAGCGCAACACCGTGTTTCGCCGGATTGAACGGCGCATGAACGGCCACCAGATCCGCGAGTTCACGCACTACGTGCGCTACCTGCAGCATAGCCCCGAGGAAGTGGAGCTGCTGTTCAAAGAGCTGCTGATCGGCGTCACGAAGTTCTTCCGCGACGGGGAGGCCTTTGCCTCGCTTAAGCGCCACCTGCAGCCCATGCTGCGGCAGGTGCCCTCGGGCACCACGGTGCGGGTGTGGGCTCCGGGCTGCTCTACCGGCGAAGAAGCCTACTCGCTGGCCATGACGCTGCTGGAGTGCTTCGAAGCCGAGCCGGGCCGCAACCTGAGTCTGCAGATCTTCGCCACCGACATCAGCACGGAAGGAATTGAAGCAGCCCGGGCTGGCCTCTACACCAGCAACATTGCCGCCGATGTAAGCCCGGAACGGCTGCGGCGCTTTTTTCATAAGCTTGATGGCGACTCCTACCAGATCCGCAAGGAAGTGCGCGACTCGGTGGTGTTTGCCCTGCACAACCTCAACAAAGACGCTCCATTCACCAAGCTGGACCTGCTGTGCTGCCGCAACCTGCTTATCTACCTGAGCGCGGAGCTGCAGAAAAACCTGATTCCCATCTTCCACTACGCCCTCAACCCCAATGGCCTGCTGTTTCTGGGGCCCAGTGAAAACCTCACCGGCTTCCAGGATCTGTTTGTCCCGCTGGACGTGAAATGGAAGATTTCGCGCCGTGCCGAAGGCGCCGCTTCTCTGGTGCGGCTGGCCAATTTCCCGTTTGCTTCGGGGCAACAGGCGCCGGTGGCGCTGCCCGCTAACTCTCTTGCTATGACCCCAGCCACCCCTCGCCGCGACGGCCTGTTTGCCAGCCTGGTGCAACGCACCCTGCTCGGAGCCTTTGCGCCACCGGCCGTGGTTGTCAATGCCAAAGGCGACATCCTGTTTGTGAACGGGCGCACCGGCCGCTACCTGGAGCCGGCCCCCGGCCTGAGCGGCATGAACATCTTCGATATGGCCCGCGACGAGCTGCGCTTCGAAATCAGCGACGCCGTGCACCGGGCCAGCCACGAGCAGCAGAGTGTGGTGAGCGAAGGGCTGCGGGTGAAAACCGAGGCCGGCTACCAGCTGCTGCGCCTGCGGGTGACGTATCTGGCCGCGCCGGAATTGCTGAGCGGGCTGCTGCTGGTGTCGTTTGAGGATGTGGAAACGCCGCGCCGGGTGCGCCAGGGCAAGCCCACTGCTACCGCCAGCGCCACCCGCGCCGACCTGGTAACCGCCCTCGAAAAAGAGCTGCAGCACACCCGCCACCGCCTCCAGACCACTATCGAGGAAATGGAAAGCAGCCTGGAGGAGCTCAAAAGCACCAACGAGGAGCTGCAAAGTGCCAACGAGGAACTGCAAAGCACCAACGAGGAGGCCATGACCAACAAAGAGGAAATGCAGAGCCTCAACGAGGAGCTCATGACCCTCAACATGCAGTACCTGAGCAAAACCGAGGAGCTGAGCCAGGCCGCCAACGACATGAAAAACCTGCTCGATGCCACGGAAATAGCCACTATCTTCCTCGACAACGACATGCTCATCAAGCGGTTCACACCGCCGGTCGGCCGCATTATTTCGCTGCTGCCCTCCGACGTAGGACGCCCCATCACGCACTTCGCCAGCAACCTGCGCTACGACAACCTGGCCGCCACCGTGCAGCAGGTGCTCGACCGCCTCGTCAGTGCCGAGGCCACCATCCAGACCACTGCCGGCGACTGGTACGCCATGCGCATTCTGCCCTACCGCACCCTCGAAAACTACATCAGCGGCGCGGTCATCACCTTCACCGACGTGACGACCATGAAGCAGCTGGAGCAGCAGATGCAGGCCAGCCGCCGCTTGGCCGAAAGCATTGTGGAAACCGTGCGCGAGCCGCTGCTGGTGCTCGACAAGCAGCTCCGCATTCTCACGGTCAGCCAGGCCTTTGCCACCACGTTTGGGGTGGAGGCCGCGGCCGTGAAAGGGCATGAGCTGGGCGGGCTTGGCAAGGGTGCCTGGCAGCAGCAGGCCCTGTACCAGCAGCTCCGGCAACTGCTGGACGGCACCACCGATGGCTTCGACGATTTCGGCCTGCAGGTGCCGTTTCCGGAAACCGGCCAGCAACTGGTGTTGCTTTATGGCCGGCGTATTCTTAGCGAAGGCCGGCCTACCGGCCACATATTGCTGGGCGTGCAGCCCCGCCAATAA
- a CDS encoding PAS domain S-box protein gives MNDEHDLPPFHTSHEALLALRERAEKRRYLVTQAVTDKSPDEVQRLVHELQTHQIELEMQYEELLLAQAEAESARAEFVNLYDFAPVGYLTLDAHGTIRQLNLRAAQQLGSIRQRLVGRRLALFVAEADRVACADFLQQLQASDLRHTCELEMRRQDNTAWYALLEGSQGPPTEHEPQYRVALLDVTDRRLTRDALAASEARFRRLFEQSADAVLLVSDLHIVDCNEAALRMVGATAKEQLLNKPVTYLVPEFQPDGERSEDVIQRQHQTLRREGTNRFEWYRYNLHGEAMWLEIVLTNINVSGEQLIHVVWRDITAQRAAREQLRTEKEFTKSLLDNSVDTIVALDRDACVTAWNREAELYSGQQEGQVLGKNIFQLFPHFARIMGPETVQHVLDTGERIMRANVAYVNHPGHYDAYLVPLRSEGQAATGLLLVVRDVTERNRLQEQATRLQLTRQQEVLSAILTTQEAERKRIAEALHNGVGQLLYATKLHLQRSTDANRDKSLTLLDDAIRMTRTISFELTPGILEDFGLEYALGELIRRIPRASLKASLHVTGLEAPLPKLLEVAVYRMVQELFNNIIKHAGAQEAFIHVVREADQLSISVEDNGYGFNPEPLPDALPGIGLPGIHSRVGLLGGTLNIASRPGQGTIISIELPVR, from the coding sequence ATGAACGACGAACACGACTTACCGCCATTTCATACCTCCCATGAGGCCCTGCTGGCCTTGCGCGAGCGGGCCGAAAAGCGCCGCTACCTCGTCACGCAAGCCGTTACCGACAAAAGCCCCGACGAAGTACAGCGGCTGGTGCACGAACTGCAAACCCACCAGATAGAGCTGGAAATGCAGTACGAGGAACTGCTGCTGGCGCAGGCCGAGGCCGAGAGTGCCCGCGCCGAGTTTGTCAATCTCTACGACTTTGCGCCCGTTGGCTACCTCACGCTGGACGCACACGGCACTATCCGGCAGCTCAACCTGCGGGCCGCCCAACAGCTGGGTAGCATCCGGCAGCGGCTGGTGGGGCGGCGGCTGGCCCTGTTTGTGGCCGAAGCTGACCGGGTAGCCTGCGCCGACTTTCTGCAGCAGCTACAGGCATCGGACTTGCGCCACACTTGCGAGCTGGAGATGCGCCGGCAGGATAATACGGCCTGGTATGCGCTGCTCGAAGGCAGCCAGGGCCCGCCTACCGAGCACGAGCCGCAGTACCGCGTGGCGCTGCTCGACGTGACCGACCGGCGCCTGACCCGCGACGCACTGGCGGCCAGTGAGGCCCGGTTCCGGCGCCTGTTTGAGCAAAGCGCCGATGCCGTACTGCTGGTGAGCGACCTGCACATCGTGGATTGCAACGAAGCCGCCCTGCGCATGGTGGGTGCCACAGCCAAGGAGCAATTGCTGAACAAGCCCGTTACGTACCTGGTGCCCGAGTTTCAGCCCGATGGCGAGCGGTCGGAGGACGTGATTCAGCGCCAACATCAGACATTGCGCCGTGAGGGCACCAACCGCTTTGAGTGGTACCGCTACAACCTGCATGGGGAAGCAATGTGGCTGGAAATCGTACTCACCAACATCAATGTGAGCGGCGAGCAGCTGATCCATGTGGTGTGGCGCGATATTACGGCGCAACGGGCGGCGCGTGAGCAGCTGCGCACCGAAAAGGAATTCACTAAAAGCCTGCTCGACAACAGCGTGGATACCATCGTGGCGCTCGACCGAGACGCGTGCGTAACGGCCTGGAACCGGGAGGCAGAGCTTTACTCCGGCCAGCAGGAGGGGCAGGTGCTCGGGAAAAACATTTTCCAGCTGTTTCCGCACTTCGCCAGGATCATGGGCCCCGAAACCGTTCAGCACGTGCTGGACACCGGCGAGCGAATCATGCGGGCCAATGTTGCCTACGTCAATCATCCCGGCCACTACGATGCCTACTTAGTGCCCTTGCGCAGTGAAGGGCAGGCGGCTACCGGTCTGCTGCTGGTTGTTCGCGACGTGACGGAGCGCAACCGGTTGCAGGAGCAAGCCACCCGCCTGCAGCTCACCCGCCAGCAGGAGGTGCTTTCGGCCATTCTCACCACCCAGGAAGCCGAACGCAAGCGCATTGCCGAGGCCCTGCACAACGGCGTAGGCCAGCTGCTCTACGCCACCAAGCTGCACCTGCAACGCTCCACCGACGCCAACCGCGACAAGAGCCTGACGCTGCTCGACGACGCCATCCGGATGACGCGTACCATCTCCTTCGAGCTGACGCCCGGCATTCTGGAAGACTTTGGGCTGGAATACGCGCTGGGAGAGCTGATCCGGCGTATTCCGCGGGCCAGTCTGAAAGCGTCGCTGCACGTTACGGGGCTGGAAGCACCGCTGCCGAAACTGCTGGAAGTGGCCGTGTACCGCATGGTGCAGGAGCTGTTCAACAACATCATCAAGCACGCCGGCGCCCAGGAGGCCTTTATTCACGTGGTGCGCGAAGCCGACCAGCTCTCCATTTCGGTGGAAGACAACGGCTACGGCTTCAACCCCGAGCCTCTGCCCGACGCGCTGCCCGGCATCGGGTTGCCGGGCATCCACAGCCGGGTAGGCCTGCTGGGCGGCACCCTCAACATTGCCTCCCGCCCCGGCCAGGGCACCATCATCAGCATCGAGCTGCCCGTGCGGTAG
- a CDS encoding alpha/beta fold hydrolase yields the protein MDLNYIRRGAGRPLLLVHGIGGSWRSWNTIIDALAAERDVVAVDLPGHGKTPPLAGENSIRTFADALTAFLTQHNLLGIDAVGSSMGARLVLELARRGGVVGAVVSLDPGGFWQGWEIPFFYHSVSVSVKLVKALQPVMPLLAGSAVGRTVLLPQFSARPWAVDARQAQEEMRTFANTPVFEELLDRLAHGEKQQAAPKGSISEPLVIGWGRQDRVCLPSQAKLALAKFPDARLYWFDNCGHFPQWDQPEEATRLILAATSGHGLSDTFAADQRQLQPSQPKVPTAAVVGGILALLAGGVWLLASRRR from the coding sequence ATGGATCTGAATTACATCCGGCGCGGAGCCGGTCGGCCGTTGCTGCTGGTACACGGAATCGGGGGGAGCTGGCGCTCCTGGAACACCATCATCGACGCCCTGGCCGCCGAGCGCGACGTTGTGGCCGTCGACCTGCCCGGCCATGGCAAAACGCCCCCGCTTGCCGGCGAAAACTCCATCCGCACCTTCGCCGACGCCCTTACGGCCTTCCTCACCCAGCACAACCTGCTCGGGATTGATGCCGTGGGCAGCTCGATGGGCGCCCGCCTCGTGCTGGAGCTGGCCCGGCGCGGCGGCGTGGTAGGGGCGGTGGTGTCGCTGGACCCCGGTGGCTTCTGGCAGGGCTGGGAAATTCCGTTTTTCTATCACTCCGTGTCGGTTTCGGTGAAGCTGGTGAAGGCGCTGCAGCCGGTCATGCCACTGCTGGCTGGCTCGGCTGTGGGCCGCACCGTGCTGCTGCCCCAGTTTTCGGCCCGGCCCTGGGCCGTGGATGCCCGGCAGGCCCAGGAGGAGATGCGCACCTTCGCCAACACGCCCGTCTTCGAGGAACTGCTCGACCGGCTGGCCCACGGCGAAAAGCAGCAGGCCGCGCCCAAAGGCAGCATTTCGGAGCCGCTGGTGATTGGCTGGGGCCGGCAGGACCGGGTGTGTTTGCCCAGCCAGGCCAAGCTGGCGCTGGCCAAGTTCCCGGATGCCCGCCTGTATTGGTTCGACAACTGCGGCCACTTTCCGCAGTGGGACCAGCCCGAAGAAGCCACCCGGCTCATTCTGGCCGCCACCAGCGGCCACGGCCTGTCCGACACTTTTGCGGCCGACCAGCGGCAGTTGCAGCCCTCGCAGCCCAAAGTGCCCACTGCCGCCGTGGTAGGCGGTATTCTGGCGCTGCTGGCCGGTGGCGTCTGGCTGCTGGCTTCGCGCCGCAGGTAG
- a CDS encoding TVP38/TMEM64 family protein — MPESSAPRRGTHWPLYLSLSFLVALVAAYFFWPAFQEAAQEGFRVLKSGEQRQIADWMAQFGNWGPVVLVGLMVVQMFLFVVNVVALILVAILAYGPWWGSLLALAGVVAASTVGYGLGRALGESFVSRLLGRSTEKKVIDIVHRYGVWAIVIARLSPALSDDAISFVAGVARMGYWKFMAATVAGVVPLIALLAYLGEESNRLKTGLLWVSGVSLVLFGGYVWWDRRRQKSH; from the coding sequence ATGCCCGAGTCTTCTGCGCCGCGCCGCGGCACCCACTGGCCCCTCTATCTTTCCTTGAGTTTCCTAGTGGCCCTGGTGGCCGCCTATTTTTTCTGGCCGGCTTTTCAGGAAGCGGCCCAGGAAGGTTTCCGGGTGCTGAAAAGCGGCGAGCAACGCCAGATTGCCGACTGGATGGCCCAGTTTGGCAACTGGGGCCCGGTGGTGCTGGTAGGGCTGATGGTGGTGCAGATGTTTTTGTTTGTGGTGAACGTGGTGGCCCTGATTCTGGTAGCCATTCTAGCGTACGGGCCGTGGTGGGGCTCTTTGCTGGCGCTGGCCGGCGTGGTGGCCGCCTCCACGGTGGGCTATGGGCTGGGCCGCGCCCTCGGCGAGTCGTTCGTGAGCCGCCTGCTGGGCCGCTCCACCGAGAAAAAGGTCATCGACATCGTGCACCGTTACGGCGTGTGGGCCATCGTCATTGCCCGCCTCTCCCCGGCCCTCTCCGACGACGCCATCAGCTTTGTGGCGGGGGTGGCGCGCATGGGATACTGGAAATTTATGGCCGCCACCGTGGCCGGCGTAGTGCCGCTGATTGCGCTGCTGGCCTACCTCGGCGAAGAAAGCAACCGCCTGAAAACCGGACTGCTATGGGTGTCCGGGGTGAGCCTGGTGCTGTTCGGCGGGTACGTGTGGTGGGACCGGCGCCGACAAAAATCTCACTAA